A single window of Ammospiza caudacuta isolate bAmmCau1 chromosome Z, bAmmCau1.pri, whole genome shotgun sequence DNA harbors:
- the B4GALT1 gene encoding beta-1,4-galactosyltransferase 1, protein MKEPSLPGTSLQRACRLLVAFCALHLSATLLYYLAGSALGPPGSLEPPPRRPPPANLSLPLSRPSPPAARARSPPAEPPPGPCPEPSPLLVGALRVEFSQPVNLEEVARINPQVRAGGRFAPKDCVALQKVAIIIPFRNREEHLKYWLYYLHPILQRQQLDYGVYVINQDGEEEFNRAKLLNIGFAEALKEYDYDCFVFSDVDLIPMDDRNTYKCYSQPRHLSVSMDKFGFRLPYNQYFGGVSALSKEQFTKINGFPNNYWGWGGEDDDIYNRLVFKGMGISRPDAVIGKCRMIRHSRDRKNEPNPERFDRIAHTRETMNSDGLNTLSYKVLRTDKYPLYTKITVDIGSPNS, encoded by the exons ATGAAGGAGCCGTCGCTGCCCGGCACCTCGCTGCAGCGGGCCTGCCGCCTCCTCGTCGCCTTCTGTGCCCTCCACCTCTCGGCCACGCTGCTCTACTACCTGGCGGGCAGCGCCCTGGGGCCGCCGGGCAGCCTcgagccgccgccgcgccgcccgccgcccgccaACCTCTCGCTGCCGCTCTCCCGCCCgtcgccgcccgccgcccgggCCCGGTCCCCGCCCGCCGAGCCGCCGCCGGGCCCCTGCCCCGAGCCCTCCCCGCTGCTCG TTGGTGCACTGCGTGTGGAGTTCTCCCAGCCTGTAAACCTGGAAGAAGTGGCAAGGATAAACCCACAGGTCAGAGCAGGAGGTCGCTTTGCTCCCAAGGACTGTGTAGCACTTCAGAAGGTAGCAATAATCATACCATTCAGGAACCGAGAGGAGCACCTCAAGTACTGGCTCTATTACCTGCACCCAATTCTCCAGAGGCAGCAACTAGATTATGGAGTATATGTTATCAACCAG gATGGAGAAGAAGAATTTAACCGCGCTAAACTACTGAATATTGGATTTGCAGAGGCCTTGAAGGAGTATGACTATGATTGCTTTGTGTTTAGTGATGTAGACCTCATCCCGATGGATGACAGGAACACCTACAAATGCTACAGCCAGCCACGACATCTCTCCGTATCCATGGATAAATTTGGATTTCG GTTGCCTTACAATCAGTATTTTGGAGGCGTGTCTGCCCTAAGCAAAGAGCAGTTCACAAAGATCAATGGGTTCCCAAACAATTACTGGGGCTGGGGTGGTGAAGATGATGACATTTATAACAG GCTGGTGTTTAAAGGCATGGGGATATCCCGTCCGGATGCGGTCATTGGGAAGTGCAGAATGATCCGGCATTCCCGGGACAGGAAGAACGAACCCAACCCCGAGAG GTTTGACCGAATTGCTCACACACGGGAGACAATGAATTCTGATGGCTTAAATACACTATCCTACAAGGTGTTAAGAACTGACAAGTACCCTCTGTACACAAAGATCACAGTGGATATTGGCTCCCCCAATAGCTAA